The Silene latifolia isolate original U9 population chromosome X, ASM4854445v1, whole genome shotgun sequence genome contains the following window.
AAGAAGAGGAGATATTTAGACATATAGTAAATCTGCTTTCTTGAATGTGTGCCAAAATTTTTGTTTCCCCCTTGTTCTTTTTTGGAAAGTGAAGTACACGGGAATATGGAAGAGGATACCTTACCGGCGGATTACTGCCATCTCTTGAGAGAGCCGACAGGTTCACCAATTTTCATGCTCACTGTATCCATACTTCATATGTCGTGCTTTGTTGTATGCAGCATGACAAGAAGTCTGTCGAGGACCGGAACACATGGAAATCAGCTGTCATTATTTAAGCTGGAAATCCGTGTTTGGGTGAAGTGCTCTactgaattttgattttccatgGAACTCTAATAGGGATGAGTTGATAATTTAAAAACGCAGCTTTAACCTGAGAAATGCTTTGTTGTGATTACAGGTTGAGGAAGCAAAAGAGATCGATTTTCGGAAGGATGAGATAACAAAGCTCCAGATGGGACAAAtgtaaatactccctccattttcctattttcaccccatttgctTTATAGAGGTCCAAGTTTCCGAACGTTAACCGTAAATAAGTTGGAGataaaaattatttatttataaaactaaAACATTCACGATTAATATCAAGACatcttttaagaaaaaaaattcgACAAAGAAAATAATATATAGATATCGAAAAAGTCGATCAAAGGTATGTCTTGGAGACCGCAATAAAGCAAATGAGGTGAAAatagaaaaatggagggagtattacttaACCTGTATCTTTTTAGGATGGACTACGAAAAAATACCACTTTTTGTCTCAACTCAGAAATTCTGAATCATTCACATGAGGCCACAAAGTAAGGAATTGACAGACTTGAGCTTAAAAGATCTTCGACAGCTAGAAAAACAATTATCATCTGTGAAGGCAAAGAAGGTGATTGTAACTTGCGCACATCTTAGGTTGTCTTTTTGAGTAGAGAGATACCGACAATAATTTTGGTTTTAACTAATGCAGGACCAGTTATTGCTGGAGCTCTCACGCTTACATGTACGTCATATACTCACTTGTGAGTGCTTCACATGTATTATCACTGCATATTCTTGAAAAAGATACAGGCaactaaaaattgaaattttcttACGTAATGGTTAGAAAGGGATAAAATATAGTTGTTCACTAGGAAACAATTCTAGGTTCACCATAGCTACGCATCCACTTGTTTAATATTATGCCACATAATTGCTTGAAGTACAGCTAGGTTATGTGGTTAAGTGAATGGTCAGTGTTGGAGGTTCAAATGCAGTACATGTACATTAGATTCGAGCCAGTCATTTATATGCAGTTTACTAAACGTCGCTCTTTCATGATTACTCTTCTTTATCTAGGAACAAAAGGCATTGCTGGAGAATAAGAGCTTACGCAGACAAGtgattaatttcatttattatcTCATCTTGCGCACAAATTAAGTGTGGTTTGGCGAAATAGATCCAAGTATTCATAAATTTTTGGGTGTTGCAGGTGGCAAAACTTCAAGGCTTTGTGACACCAACTGAGAAATCTGAGGAGATGTATCTAGAATACTATCCCATAAAGAGAAAGGTTTCTCCTAACAAAGTTGCTGCTTTAGCTAGCGGTGAATTTAAGAAAGAAGATACAGATAGCTCGACTTAGGGTACTGTTCTACCCTCTTATTGCCATGGCAATAGATTTTTATCTGCTGGGACGAGAATTTATCTTTCATTGATTCAAATTCAATTGAATCTTTCACTCAGGCCACTATGTGGTGAAACACGGAAAAGGAAGGCATATGAGAGCGAGTCCGGAAGTCCAACAGTTAGTCCCTGATGTTTCTCTCCGTGTCAATTATAGTCACACTTTTTTATCATGTTTGATCCCGACATTAGAAAAACCAGTGTAGCTTATGTCAAGTATTTTAGTGCCATGTTAGCTGCCAAACATTGAGAATTTAAGATCATTGTTTTATGGAGACAATAGTGATAACGCTGAATTGATTTTCTTATCCGCAGCAATGTTATGATAACATATCACATGGCACTTTTTTATAAACTTTGTCAAATTTGTCCAAGATCAAATGTGAGAATTTTAAAGTTTGTGGCAACGAGCCAATTGGATATACGGAGTATTACTTATAAGTGGAGGACGAGATGACTAGATGACTTTATGTGTGAGACCAACTCAAGTTATATTGTTAGTCTCACACGTCTTTGTTCATTCTCTCCTATATTCCTATTTGTGATTTACAGCTGGTAAGTATAGCCACAGGTAAAGCTTATAATTATGACTCCATCAAAGCTGATAATTATGACTCGATCTGAGTGACTCCACCAGAACTAGAACTTGATATGACTCGACCCGACATATTATTTTGACCCGGCCTGAACTCGACTCGACCCTGAAAGGGTAGGCTGACATTATATGACCCGAACTTGATGTGACTCGACCCAAACCCAACCTGACTAACCGGATTGTCTCCTCTAATCTTAGGATGGTAAACAAGTGTGATACATTAAAAAACCTCGCAACCTAAAATGAAATATAAACACCCTCTGTTCTCAATTGTTTAATGTACTGACTAATAAGGTGTATCTGACTTCAATTATATGCCCCTTTGTGTCCTTCGTATCTTAGTCTTAGGCGTGTAACGAGATTCTCCATATTTTGTTTTTTGGGTGTTCATTTGTTTTTTGGGTGTTCATTTATTGATTATTGATGGCTTTAATGTTATCGCCTTAGTGATTTTTAATTGTGTGGTGATTTTCATTTTTATGAACTAATAGGTGGTcctattaattttattttttggggtgATTCTAAGCTCGCGTCATAGATTTGATTCAAGCATGTACGTCAGGCACCTCCTAAAAGTTTTCGAAATTAAGACCGAGTTGTTTAGAGTTTTATGCACATGCATGTTTGTTGCATTCTTTTGTCCTAAGTAAACTCGGTTATTACTTTCTTTCAAAATATGTGAACAAATGAGGGGAGACGGAGAGGAAGCAGATGGATTAAACGATGAATATGGGGGGCAGGGTGGATGTAGGAACCCTTActcttgtgttagcaacacaaaaatgctatttccgaatgacccaagatgaaaattgtgtCGAGAACTACATTGAAGGGTCGctgatgagctcctatttctactacattttggcaccattttgagctcatttggtaGCATTTGGTAACGGTTTTTGACGTTTTTGACGTTATTTAGCCAATTCCATATGTTTCACCATTTAGCGTAATTTCAAGTGAAGATTAAGAAGCCAAAAGATCGAGAGAAGCCTCCAAGGAAGAGCCAAGAATAAGCTTGAAGAAATGCAATAAGAAAGCCTTCCAAAGAATCAAAGGAATCACGAAAGAAAGGCGGACTCCAGGagcaaactcgcaccgtgcgagttttccagacccagaactcgcacggtgcgaaaaATCTGGGTTTGATGACTTTGTTTCCGTTTTGTATTACGGGCCTTCCCCTTTATTAAGCCTATTGAATACTAGGTTTCGGGGgttataaataggaagtttgcAATTAGGTTAAGCATCTTTgttcactttaattaatcaaggttgtaatttgggaatattttcatcttttgaattgggttttagatctaattatggagaactaatctcctctcttaatccgactcaaggtTTAATCTTTTGGTTGTAAGACTCTTTAATCcttcttttaatttcattatcattgttaatccttttgtgtttattgtttgaattttggaatccttgtttatattgagtaattaagtgtgatttccttgttgcttaattaatcaagttccttaatttattgttgttgggattattaagtgtgatttccttgtaattccatctttgcaacaccttgttattatgctaatgaatgtgatttcttcttggcttaattagcaagtaaaggattaacttgtaattaggcattaattgtgatttcattgtgtctaattacctctattgaatctcttgtgctcatatcttcttgttaatttgaccaatgtatgtgatttctacttggtagaattgataagttgggttatttgattaagtgtgatttccttgtcatttggccattatttaggagatttagaagattaaTCTTCACAATAGagtgataatatataattgaaggattgattgaagggttttgtcaactaaagtgccaaactttgggtcgggttaagtctttctcaaattgattaatttccatcttttAAAACTCTTGATTGATTACTTGCTttgcactcttgtttgaatttccttGCTTTTGTTACAATTGAACTCAACCCAAACCCTCCCCCCCTTTTTATATAATTGTTGTTACTTTGTCTTAATTATCCtaattactcttttaatttcactatcgcaaaacccatcttctcctgggttcgatcccttgcttgctattttactagtttataattagtgttaattagtgtgttagtggtatataaattgttaatttggccgtcttttagtgcgacattttaggcgtgtgaAATTTTGGCGCCGGTGCCGAggaaggtaacggttttgctagtgtttgttatttgtgtttttaggatagttgtgttagttagtctttgtttcttgttgatagtgtcttgttctttacttgtgtgaaccttttgatTCTGTGCACTTGTGTAGAATTGTTTATGGTCAATACTATGAATTCAAGAGAACCACTTTTTCCTTTCGATCCGGAGATTCAAAGATCACTTGCTTGGATAGGAGGAGGTATTAGAAGAGACAACCCGGTTATTGAAGAAATTGATCTCGGTTTTCAACAAGACCAAAGAGAAGATAACAACATCCCTTTTGAACAACCCATACCCATTCAAATCATCATGGGTGATCGTGAGGAAGAACAACCACTTGGGCATGGTGAAAGAGAGAACCCACGACATGGTAGAACTATTAAGGAACTTACCGCCCCGGATCTCACACAAGTGCCCTTGTGTATCTCCTTTCCGGCCTTGGCGGAAAATGCCACCTTTGAGTTGAAGTCCGGGCTCATTCACCAATTGCCCCAATTTCATGGACTTAGCACGGAAGATCCCAACAAGCATCTCaacaaatttcatgttgtttgctcaagcatgaagccAAATGGGGTTACCGATGAGCAACTTCAACTAAGGGCTTTTCCTTTCTCACTCAAGGACGCGGCCAATGATTGGCTTTATTATCTCCCTACCAGGAGCATCACCACTTGGAATCAAATGAAGAAGGCTTTCTTAGAAAAGTATTTTCCCGCTAGTCTCTCATatcaattgaagaaagaaataagtaatgttgaacaaatggatagggagaacttgtatgagtattgggagaggtttaaaCAACTTCTTGCTAGTTGCCCATACCATGGGTATAGCGATCATGACCTTCTCTTGAACTTTTGTGGTGGTCTACTTGAGGATGATGCTAGAATGATTAAAGCCGCCACCCAAGGTGGAATTGAATACATGTCGGTCCAAGAAGCAAATGAGTTGATTGAAAGGTTGGTAGGAAGCTCTAGGAATTTTGGAAGGAGAATTAAGAAGTCAAGTGGAACATTCTCTTCAAGGCAAAGCTCCAATCATATGGAGGAGAAAGTTGATTTTCTTACCAATTTGGTCAAGGAACTTACAAAAGGTGGTGGGAGTACCtctcatgtgaaattttgtggtctttgtaatgacccaactcaccccaccgatgggtgtccatctttgcaaacggaggaagcaattgaagcggtgaaggctattggttttaggaagtttgacccctattctaacacttacaatgaagggtggaaatctcatccaaatatggggtggggtggaaaccaaaaccaaaaccaaaatcaaaatcaaaaaggggcttcaaactcttcatttcaaaagccaaatcaaaaccaaaaccaatcacaaaattccttggaagaaatgatgaaaactcttACCATGAATCAAATGGCAATGCAACAACAAACCAAGGAATTTCAGACCGCCGTGTACCAACAAAACCGACTCACCGACTCTAGGTTTGTtaaccttgagacccaagttggtcAAATCCTCACTTCTCAACCCACCCAAGGAGAGAGTCTCCCTTCTCACACCATTCCTCCACCCAACAAGGAACAAGCAAAAGCGGTCTCTTTGAGGAATGGTAGAGAGTTGGAAGAGGCACCCAAAGCTCCTAAGAAGACAATACCACTTCCTATTGTTCATGAAGTGGAGGATGTaattgaagatgaaattgaagtggtagTGGAACAAGGGGAAGCATCTACACCTCAACAATTGAGGGTGAATGAACCGCTTCCGGAATATGAgccacaagctccatttccaagtgctttgaatgatacaaggatagttgacaagaagacttcaagcctttatgatatctttcgtaaagtggaggtaaacattcctctccttgatcttcttagtagtgtacccaagcatgcaaaatttttgaaagagttgtgcactactaagaggaccaacaaggcaaagagcatgaaaaaggtaagggctagtgaacatgtgtcgGCAATGTTTCAAAAACGGTTGCCACAAAAATGTAGTGACCCGGGCATGTTCACCATCCCTTGTAAAATTGGTGATTTGGATTGTCAACATGCTATGCTTGATTTAGGTGCATCCATTAATGTCTTGCCCAATTACCTTTATGAGTCACTTAAGTTAGGACCTTTGAAACCGACTCGTACGGTCATTTCTTTGGCCGATAGGTCCAATATCTATCCTAAAGGGGTTGTGGAGGATGTCTTGGTGAAGGTGGGGGGAATGCTTTTCCCTGCCGACTTCTATGTGATTGAAATGGAACCCGAGAAAGGCTCCACTCCCattttgttgggaaggcctttcatgagaacttcTAACACCAAGATTGATGTATCTAGTGGACGCCTCACAATGGAATTTGAGAGGGAAAAGATTGAGTATAGCATACATGAGGCTATGAAATACCCATCCGAGACTTCATCTTTgtgttttcttgaaatttttgagccaattgtgcaaaccgtgtatgaattgtgcaaagttgatccattaaatgttgttttgactaatggattggttggagaggatacggggtatgctttgtcttgtgatttgcaggaaacaatcaaggacctagaggaaaatcccccaatggaagaatgggaagaaaaggaagaaatccgGAAGGCAGCagcaaactcgcaccgtgcgagtttctcAGTCccaaaactcgcaccgtgcgagttacCCTCTATCCAGGAACTTTTCTTCCATTCTTCCAAATTGTTAGAAGAGCTACCAAAGGAGAAACCTGTTCCCTCTATTGTCAAGCCTCCTACTGTTGAATTGAAGCCCTTACTAAGCCACTTGAAGTATGCATTTCTaggaaatgaagaaactttaccggtgattatttcaagcaagcttactaAGGAACAAGAAGAGGCTCTCATCCGGGTTCTTAAGCAACACAAGGAAGCAATTGGGTGGACAATGGCCGACATCAAAGGCATTAGTCCCACCTTATGCATGCACCGAATTCTTCTTGAAGATGAAGCAAAGCCCGTCCGACAACCACAAAGGCGTTTGAATCCTCCAATGATGGATGTTGTGAAGAAAGAGGTACTCAAACTCCTTCATGTAGGTATGATCTATCCTATCTCCGATAGTCAATGGGTTAGTCCAACCCAAGTTGTCCCAAAGAAATCCGGGCTAACGGTAGTCGAGAATCATGAAGGTGTTTTGACCCCCACTCgagttcaaaatgggtggagggtatgtatcgactaccgtaggctcaatgccgtgacccgaaaag
Protein-coding sequences here:
- the LOC141623452 gene encoding uncharacterized protein LOC141623452 isoform X2, with product MEEDTLPADYCHLLREPTGSPIFMLTVSILHMSCFVVCSMTRSLSRTGTHGNQLSLFKLEIRVWVEEAKEIDFRKDEITKLQMGQMTSYCWSSHAYMNKRHCWRIRAYADKWQNFKAL
- the LOC141623452 gene encoding uncharacterized protein LOC141623452 isoform X1 codes for the protein MEEDTLPADYCHLLREPTGSPIFMLTVSILHMSCFVVCSMTRSLSRTGTHGNQLSLFKLEIRVWVEEAKEIDFRKDEITKLQMGQMTSYCWSSHAYMYVIYSLEQKALLENKSLRRQVAKLQGFVTPTEKSEEMYLEYYPIKRKVSPNKVAALASGEFKKEDTDSST
- the LOC141623452 gene encoding agamous-like MADS-box protein AGL15 isoform X3, yielding MRPQSKELTDLSLKDLRQLEKQLSSVKAKKDQLLLELSRLHEQKALLENKSLRRQVAKLQGFVTPTEKSEEMYLEYYPIKRKVSPNKVAALASGEFKKEDTDSST